One window of the Halobacillus litoralis genome contains the following:
- the ligA gene encoding NAD-dependent DNA ligase LigA, translated as MNAMEAQQKIEALKQSLEQYSYEYYTLDAPSVPDAVYDQKLRELIELEEEFPDLQTPDSPSQRVGGKPLDAFVKVQHDIPMLSLGNAFDDQELRDFDRRVKNGTDNEVSYVCELKIDGLAVSLKYEDGVFVRGATRGDGTTGEDITKNLRTIRNIPLRLEEPVTLEVRGEAYMPKKSFIGLNEVKESNGEEPFANPRNAAAGSLRQLDPKIAAKRNLDIFLYGIGVWENDSSDSHSQRLEKMKDLGLKTNPEWKKCNDIEAVIDYVHSWVERRADLDYEIDGIVIKVDDLDQQETLGFTAKSPRWATAYKFPAEEAVTKLNEIELSVGRTGAVTPTAVLDPVKVAGTTVQRASLHNEDLIKEKDIRVGDTVVIKKAGDIIPEVVRVLTEQRTGDEEPYRMPETCPECESELVRLDEEVALRCINPNCPAQLREGLIHFVSRNAMDIEGLGEKVIAQLFQESLIHNIADLYKLDREELLQLERMGEKSVENLLKAIEVSKEKSLERLLFGLGVRYVGSKAASTLAQHFEHMDALMEADAEALEQIPEIGSKMAESIASYFDKPQVTQLLEELKELGLNMEYKGPKKSDQPDDSPFMDKTIVLTGKMENYSRSEVKKIVEDLGGNVTGSVSKKTDLLIAGEDAGSKYTKASDLGIEIWDEEEFRKAIL; from the coding sequence ATGAATGCAATGGAAGCCCAGCAAAAAATCGAAGCTTTGAAACAATCATTAGAACAATACAGCTATGAATATTACACCTTAGACGCGCCATCAGTACCGGATGCCGTCTATGACCAGAAATTGCGCGAATTGATTGAGCTTGAAGAGGAGTTTCCTGACTTGCAGACACCAGACTCACCTTCACAGCGGGTCGGGGGTAAGCCTCTTGATGCTTTCGTCAAAGTGCAGCACGACATTCCGATGTTGAGCCTTGGCAATGCCTTTGACGATCAGGAGCTGCGTGATTTCGATCGTCGTGTGAAAAACGGTACAGATAATGAAGTCAGTTATGTTTGTGAACTGAAAATTGATGGTCTCGCTGTCTCATTGAAATATGAAGATGGGGTGTTTGTTCGTGGGGCGACTCGCGGGGATGGTACGACAGGGGAAGATATTACGAAAAATCTACGCACAATCCGTAACATCCCGCTTCGTTTGGAGGAACCAGTGACGCTTGAGGTGCGTGGCGAGGCATATATGCCGAAAAAATCGTTCATCGGTTTGAACGAAGTGAAGGAATCAAACGGTGAGGAGCCTTTTGCTAACCCTCGTAATGCTGCTGCGGGATCTTTAAGACAGCTGGACCCGAAAATCGCAGCGAAGCGGAACCTGGATATCTTCCTTTATGGCATCGGCGTGTGGGAAAATGATTCCTCGGATTCTCATAGTCAACGACTAGAAAAAATGAAGGATCTCGGTCTCAAAACAAATCCGGAATGGAAAAAGTGTAACGATATAGAAGCAGTGATCGACTATGTTCATAGCTGGGTCGAACGCCGCGCTGATCTTGACTATGAAATCGACGGCATTGTCATTAAAGTCGATGATCTCGACCAGCAGGAAACGCTCGGTTTCACAGCAAAAAGCCCGCGATGGGCGACGGCATACAAATTCCCTGCGGAAGAAGCGGTAACGAAGTTGAATGAGATTGAATTGAGTGTCGGACGTACCGGTGCGGTCACCCCAACAGCAGTACTTGATCCGGTCAAAGTAGCCGGGACCACTGTACAGCGTGCCTCGTTGCATAATGAAGATTTGATCAAGGAAAAAGACATCCGCGTCGGCGACACGGTCGTCATAAAAAAAGCGGGTGATATCATTCCAGAGGTTGTGCGCGTATTGACTGAACAGCGGACAGGCGACGAAGAACCTTACCGCATGCCGGAAACATGTCCGGAATGCGAGAGTGAACTTGTCCGTTTGGATGAAGAAGTGGCGCTGCGCTGCATCAACCCGAACTGTCCTGCCCAGCTCCGCGAAGGATTGATCCATTTTGTATCAAGAAACGCGATGGATATCGAAGGGCTCGGCGAAAAAGTTATCGCACAGCTTTTTCAGGAGTCATTGATCCACAATATTGCCGACTTGTACAAGTTGGACCGCGAAGAGTTGCTACAGCTTGAACGTATGGGTGAAAAATCAGTGGAGAACCTGCTGAAAGCTATTGAGGTGTCGAAAGAGAAATCGCTTGAACGCCTTCTATTCGGACTTGGCGTCCGCTATGTCGGCTCAAAAGCAGCCAGTACACTCGCTCAACATTTTGAGCATATGGACGCACTCATGGAAGCAGATGCAGAAGCGCTTGAACAGATCCCTGAAATCGGCAGCAAAATGGCAGAATCGATCGCCAGCTATTTTGATAAACCTCAAGTCACCCAGTTATTGGAAGAACTCAAAGAACTTGGCCTTAATATGGAATATAAAGGCCCGAAGAAAAGCGACCAGCCGGACGATTCTCCATTCATGGATAAAACGATCGTCCTTACTGGCAAAATGGAGAATTACAGCCGCTCAGAAGTGAAGAAGATCGTCGAGGATCTTGGCGGCAATGTGACAGGTAGTGTAAGTAAGAAGACAGACCTCTTGATCGCAGGAGAGGACGCCGGTTCAAAATATACGAAAGCAAGTGATTTAGGGATTGAAATATGGGATGAAGAGGAGTTCAGGAAAGCTATATTATAA